In Musa acuminata AAA Group cultivar baxijiao chromosome BXJ2-3, Cavendish_Baxijiao_AAA, whole genome shotgun sequence, the following proteins share a genomic window:
- the LOC135608597 gene encoding uncharacterized protein LOC135608597 isoform X2 — protein sequence MTNKVNMEVEDDEDDDDMDFNPTWRGESLSEASSGLSSDNEATGDDIGEVFSSSLKHQGDGVSPRKSVITCRNLDSGTEDEEIVMQNRLTAEDVTGKDVVLEKPEVEELNRFNWQEEESAHPEGSYKKAASGDESEAAEELTKEELPGQATSSSYSICLRKQAVEIDDEDAICKRTRARHSLANYTLEELEAFLQESDDDDDLQNVDDEEEYRKFLAAVLLGGDGNGQAGQDDEILDEDEENDADFAIEIEEALESDIDESFDDDKRRSDKNEEDVHRPETRQKKRLRESAEKKKCFLGLDKMPLRPILPYVSNAQIAPVPALGLRFHSPESFSHCPFAFSGADLTHGFTYQQLGQLYCLIHEHVQLLIQVFSVSVLDSSRQQVAMEVQELIMAMVARHEEGLARRKAPYDMSCFQAPNIHASLQIDSSESSEFSHWTPSIDGPIFSILDVVPLQLAKSYMADVSATVLRYRQSHLDDPVDKSHLKREPLFPFPMLTSQMGTDQILYGEPNGIPSKTALPPPPGQLPPKKSLAATLVENTKKQTVALVPMEIAKLAKRFYPLFNLALFPHKPPVPAVANRVLFTDAEDELLAMGLMKYNNDWGAIQKHFLPCKTKHQIFVRQKNRSSSKAPANPIKAVRRMKTSPLTADEKARIYEGLKLFKQDWLSVWKYFVRHRDPSLLPRQWRIATGTQKSYRKSEAIKEKRRLYEAKRRRLKASMVDGHPLSEKEVDNEEDNSGEDMDNENEAYVHEAFLADTETGSSNNLSYEISLSGIGRSNVQFTNMIIYHGTNTTEKFASSSECFQVQKDRAVHEINNSLKPMKSMHPLSHCSDPRYTSSYTSQLNHLSSISNFGRPGSHLGSLPCPTRKCKGARVVKLAPGLPPINLPPSVRVISQSALQNHPSGSAHAYTSKNGVRNPSKSSGVAKGESTVTNPGENLNMPSDNGPEASHRQVGGATSDQHVAEENASQSDLQMHPLLFHASEDQLSSYYSMNTHPAASGTCHLGAQLQKDSIFSKSQHCFTMKDRISGSRNSIDAPLDLFSVDFHPLLRRTNNATADLGMVSSVDPGVFAASSHHNKLSCDSNPVSRENLVGNSQIPAGGAPLCHHEKENELDLDIHLYSVKENEKTRQAGDSSMHQFNKSGSPRLQPTMDKGIDADMSFQHNANCSESAASRTRGCCEKDVNSLQVVQMPNDCLSQCTKDYDESDLDIIMEQEELSDSDDESANVEFECEEIDDSEDDESEYGQSTEALIKVPTAAIVRKSNQDSCNFNHSRRSMPIRQGSVEEEINQSSLGQSCQNPCHTLRLKPKHEDAKRDISSKSSQEVVHSLPGQFGKARNPRSLKVQPLGATPHAISPDNECSKIVAPRKPRKRCVNSSL from the exons ATGACCAACAAAGTGAATATGGAAGTTGAAGAtgatgaggatgatgatgatatgGACTTCAATCCCACCTGGAGAGGGGAATCCCTGTCAGAAGCCTCATCTGGCTTGAGTTCGGACAATGAAGCTACTGGCGATGATATTGGTGAAGTTTTTTCGAGCTCATTAAAGCACCAAGGTGATGGTGTGTCACCGAGAAAATCTGTGATTACTTGCCGCAATCTAGATTCAGGAACTGAAGACGAGGAGATTGTTATGCAAAATAGACTGACAGCTGAAGATGTTACTGGAAAGGATGTTGTTCTAGAAAAGCCTGAGGTGGAAGAACTAAATAGGTTCAATTGGCAGGAAGAGGAATCAGCTCATCCTGAAGGAAGCTATAAAAAAGCTGCATCTGGGGATGAAAGCGAAGCTGctgaagagcttaccaaagaagagtTGCCTGGCCAGGCTACAAGCTCTTCATACTCAATATGTTTAAGGAAGCAAGCTGTCGAGATAGATGATGAGGATGCAATCTGCAAGCGGACCAGAGCTCGCCATTCTCTTGCAAATTATACCCTCGAAGAGTTGGAAGCTTTTCTTCAGgaatctgatgatgatgatgacttgcaaaatgttgatgatgaagaagagtATCGCAAGTTTCTTGCTGCTGTGTTGCTGGGAGGAGATGGTAATGGACAGGCAGGACAAGATGACGAAATTTTGGATGAAGATGAGGAAAATGATGCTGACTTTGCAATTGAAATTGAGGAAGCATTAGAAAGTGACATTGATGAAAGTTTTGATGATGACAAGAGGCGAAGTGATAAAAATGAGGAAGATGTTCATAGACCAGAAACTAGACAAAAGAAACGCCTAAGGGAGTCTGCTGAAAAGAAGAAATGTTTTTTGGGGCTTGACAAGATGCCACTGCGTCCTATACTGCCTTATGTCTCAAATGCTCAAATAGCTCCTGTTCCTGCTCTTGGATTGCGATTTCATTCTCCTGAAAGCTTTTCTCATTGCCCATTTGCTTTCTCTGGGGCTGATTTAACCCATGGTTTTACGTATCAGCAGTTAGGCCAGCTGTACTGTCTGATACATGAACACGTTCAACTCCTTATACAGGTCTTTTCTGTTAGTGTTCTTGATTCATCCCGACAGCAAGTTGctatggaagttcaagagttgatCATGGCGATGGTTGCTAGACATGAAGAAGGGTTGGCCAGGAGAAAAGCTCCTTATGACATGTCCTGTTTTCAGGCTCCAAATATCCATGCATCATTGCAGATTGATTCTAGTGAGAGTTCTGAATTTTCTCATTGGACACCTTCAATAGATGGCCCCATATTTTCCATCCTTGATGTTGTGCCACTTCAGTTGGCTAAGAGTTATATGGCAGATGTTTCGGCTA CTGTTTTAAGGTATAGACAAAGTCACTTGGATGATCCAGTTGACAAGAGTCACTTGAAAAGGGAACCTCTTTTTCCGTTTCCTATGCTCACATCTCAGATGGGAACAGATCAAATTTTGTATGGTGAGCCGAATGGCATTCCCTCAAAAACAGCATTGCCACCTCCGCCTGGTCAATTACCACCCAAAAAGTCACTGGCTGCTACTCTAGTGGAAAATACCAAGAAGCAAACTGTTGCTCTTGTGCCAATGGAAATTGCCAAGCTAGCAAAGAGGTTTTATCCTCTATTTAATTTAGCTTTATTCCCTCACAAACCTCCGGTACCGGCTGTTGCTAATCGTGTGCTTTTCACTGATGCCGAAGATGA ATTATTAGCAATGGGACTGATGAAATACAACAATGACTGGGGAGCCATACAAAAGCACTTTCTTCCTTGTAAAACGAAGCATCAG ATATTTGTTAGGCAAAAGAATCGTAGCTCTTCCAAGGCACCTGCAAATCCAATAAAG GCTGTGCGACGGATGAAAACTTCTCCATTGACAGCAGATGAGAAGGCACGGATCTATGAG GGCCTCAAGCTTTTTAAACAGGACTGGTTATCAGTTTGGAAGTATTTTGTTCGACACAGAGATCCCTCCTTGCTACCACGGCAGTGGCGAATTGCTACTGGAACACAGAAATCTTACAGAAAGAGTGAAGCCATaaaggagaagaggagattaTATGAAGCAAAACGAAGAAGACTGAAGGCTTCAATGGTTGATGGGCACCCATTATCTGAGAAGGAG GTTGATAATGAAGAGGATAATAGTGGAGAGGACATGGACAATGAAAATGAAGCTTATGTTCATGAAGCATTCCTTGCAGACACTGAAACAGGGAGCTCCAATAACTTATCCTATGAGATTTCTCTTTCAGGCATTGGTAGGAGCAATGTACAGTTTACCAACATGATTATCTATCATGGTACCAACACTACTGAAAAGTTTGCTTCCAGCTCAGAATGCTTTCAAGTGCAGAAGGACAGAGCAGTGCATGAAATTAACAATTCCTTAAAGCCCATGAAAAGTATGCATCCTTTATCTCACTGTTCTGACCCCAGATATACTTCATCTTACACTTCACAGTTGAATCATCTTTCTTCCATTTCCAATTTCGGGAGACctggaagtcatttagggtcattACCCTGCCCAACACGTAAATGTAAAGGTGCACGAGTGGTCAAGTTGGCACCTGGCTTGCCTCCTATAAACCTTCCCCCTTCTGTTCGTGTCATATCTCAGTCAGCTCTCCAAAATCATCCCAGTGGATCAGCACATGCTTACACAAGTAAGAATGGAGTTAGAAATCCATCCAAGTCTTCTGGAGTTGCAAAGGGAGAAAGTACTGTAACAAATCCTGGCGAAAATTTAAACATGCCATCAGATAATGGTCCAGAAGCTAGTCACCGGCAAGTTGGTGGAGCTACTTCAGATCAGCATGTGGCAGAAGAAAATGCTTCACAATCAGATCTCCAGATGCACCCATTGCTGTTCCATGCCTCTGAAGATCAACTTTCATCATATTATTCTATGAACACACATCCTGCTGCTTCTGGTACTTGTCACCTGGGGGCTCAACTTCAAAAAGATTCCATTTTTTCCAAATCTCAACATTGTTTTACTATGAAAGACAGGATCAGTGGAAGtcgaaattcaatagatgcaccaTTAGATTTGTTTTCAGTTGACTTCCATCCACTTCTGCGAAGAACCAACAATGCAACTGCTGATCTTGGTATGGTGTCTTCAGTTGATCCTGGTGTTTTTGCAGCATCAAGTCATCATAATAAGTTGTCCTGTGATTCTAATCCAGTCTCAAGAGAAAATCTGGTTGGTAATAGCCAAATTCCAGCTGGTGGAGCACCCCTTTGCCATCATGAGAAGGAAAATGAACTTGATTTGGACATACACTTGTATTCGGTGAAAGAAAATGAAAAGACAAGACAAGCTGGAGATTCAAGTATGCATCAGTTCAACAAGTCGGGCAGTCCAAGGCTTCAGCCAACCATGGATAAAGGCATAGATGCTGATATGTCATTTCAACATAATGCAAATTGTTCTGAATCTGCAGCTTCACGTACAAGAGGATGCTGTGAAAAGGATGTCAATTCCTTGCAAGTTGTGCAGATGCCCAATGATTGTCTAAGCCAGTGCACAAAAGATTATGATGAATCTGATCTAGATATCATAATGGAACAAGAAGAATTGAGTGACTCTGATGACGAAAGTGCAAATGTGGAGTTTGAATGTGAGGAGATTGATGACTCGGAAGATGATGAATCAGAATATGGACAATCAACAGAAGCTCTAATTAAG GTTCCCACTGCTGCCATAGTGAGGAAAAGTAATCAAGATAGTTGCAACTTCAATCATTCACGTCGATCAATGCCAATCAGACAAGGGTCAGTTGAGGAGGAGATAAACCAATCTAGCCTAGGGCAGTCATGCCAAAATCCGTGCCATACTTTGCGGCTAAAACCCAAACATGAAGATGCAAAAAGGGACATCTCTTCTAAAAGTTCTCAAGAGGTAGTTCACTCTCTTCCTGGACAATTTGGCAAAGCTAGAAATCCAAGGAGTTTGAAAGTGCAGCCACTGGGAGCAACACCACATGCCATTAGTCCTGATAATGAATGCAGCAAGATTGTTGCTCCAAGAAAACCTAGAAAGCGTTGTGTAAATAGTTCTCTGTGA
- the LOC135608597 gene encoding uncharacterized protein LOC135608597 isoform X1, with product MTNKVNMEVEDDEDDDDMDFNPTWRGESLSEASSGLSSDNEATGDDIGEVFSSSLKHQGDGVSPRKSVITCRNLDSGTEDEEIVMQNRLTAEDVTGKDVVLEKPEVEELNRFNWQEEESAHPEGSYKKAASGDESEAAEELTKEELPGQATSSSYSICLRKQAVEIDDEDAICKRTRARHSLANYTLEELEAFLQESDDDDDLQNVDDEEEYRKFLAAVLLGGDGNGQAGQDDEILDEDEENDADFAIEIEEALESDIDESFDDDKRRSDKNEEDVHRPETRQKKRLRESAEKKKCFLGLDKMPLRPILPYVSNAQIAPVPALGLRFHSPESFSHCPFAFSGADLTHGFTYQQLGQLYCLIHEHVQLLIQVFSVSVLDSSRQQVAMEVQELIMAMVARHEEGLARRKAPYDMSCFQAPNIHASLQIDSSESSEFSHWTPSIDGPIFSILDVVPLQLAKSYMADVSATVLRYRQSHLDDPVDKSHLKREPLFPFPMLTSQMGTDQILYGEPNGIPSKTALPPPPGQLPPKKSLAATLVENTKKQTVALVPMEIAKLAKRFYPLFNLALFPHKPPVPAVANRVLFTDAEDELLAMGLMKYNNDWGAIQKHFLPCKTKHQIFVRQKNRSSSKAPANPIKAVRRMKTSPLTADEKARIYEGLKLFKQDWLSVWKYFVRHRDPSLLPRQWRIATGTQKSYRKSEAIKEKRRLYEAKRRRLKASMVDGHPLSEKEVDNEEDNSGEDMDNENEAYVHEAFLADTETGSSNNLSYEISLSGIGRSNVQFTNMIIYHGTNTTEKFASSSECFQVQKDRAVHEINNSLKPMKSMHPLSHCSDPRYTSSYTSQLNHLSSISNFGRPGSHLGSLPCPTRKCKGARVVKLAPGLPPINLPPSVRVISQSALQNHPSGSAHAYTSKNGVRNPSKSSGVAKGESTVTNPGENLNMPSDNGPEASHRQVGGATSDQHVAEENASQSDLQMHPLLFHASEDQLSSYYSMNTHPAASGTCHLGAQLQKDSIFSKSQHCFTMKDRISGSRNSIDAPLDLFSVDFHPLLRRTNNATADLGMVSSVDPGVFAASSHHNKLSCDSNPVSRENLVGNSQIPAGGAPLCHHEKENELDLDIHLYSVKENEKTRQAGDSSMHQFNKSGSPRLQPTMDKGIDADMSFQHNANCSESAASRTRGCCEKDVNSLQVVQMPNDCLSQCTKDYDESDLDIIMEQEELSDSDDESANVEFECEEIDDSEDDESEYGQSTEALIKEVPTAAIVRKSNQDSCNFNHSRRSMPIRQGSVEEEINQSSLGQSCQNPCHTLRLKPKHEDAKRDISSKSSQEVVHSLPGQFGKARNPRSLKVQPLGATPHAISPDNECSKIVAPRKPRKRCVNSSL from the exons ATGACCAACAAAGTGAATATGGAAGTTGAAGAtgatgaggatgatgatgatatgGACTTCAATCCCACCTGGAGAGGGGAATCCCTGTCAGAAGCCTCATCTGGCTTGAGTTCGGACAATGAAGCTACTGGCGATGATATTGGTGAAGTTTTTTCGAGCTCATTAAAGCACCAAGGTGATGGTGTGTCACCGAGAAAATCTGTGATTACTTGCCGCAATCTAGATTCAGGAACTGAAGACGAGGAGATTGTTATGCAAAATAGACTGACAGCTGAAGATGTTACTGGAAAGGATGTTGTTCTAGAAAAGCCTGAGGTGGAAGAACTAAATAGGTTCAATTGGCAGGAAGAGGAATCAGCTCATCCTGAAGGAAGCTATAAAAAAGCTGCATCTGGGGATGAAAGCGAAGCTGctgaagagcttaccaaagaagagtTGCCTGGCCAGGCTACAAGCTCTTCATACTCAATATGTTTAAGGAAGCAAGCTGTCGAGATAGATGATGAGGATGCAATCTGCAAGCGGACCAGAGCTCGCCATTCTCTTGCAAATTATACCCTCGAAGAGTTGGAAGCTTTTCTTCAGgaatctgatgatgatgatgacttgcaaaatgttgatgatgaagaagagtATCGCAAGTTTCTTGCTGCTGTGTTGCTGGGAGGAGATGGTAATGGACAGGCAGGACAAGATGACGAAATTTTGGATGAAGATGAGGAAAATGATGCTGACTTTGCAATTGAAATTGAGGAAGCATTAGAAAGTGACATTGATGAAAGTTTTGATGATGACAAGAGGCGAAGTGATAAAAATGAGGAAGATGTTCATAGACCAGAAACTAGACAAAAGAAACGCCTAAGGGAGTCTGCTGAAAAGAAGAAATGTTTTTTGGGGCTTGACAAGATGCCACTGCGTCCTATACTGCCTTATGTCTCAAATGCTCAAATAGCTCCTGTTCCTGCTCTTGGATTGCGATTTCATTCTCCTGAAAGCTTTTCTCATTGCCCATTTGCTTTCTCTGGGGCTGATTTAACCCATGGTTTTACGTATCAGCAGTTAGGCCAGCTGTACTGTCTGATACATGAACACGTTCAACTCCTTATACAGGTCTTTTCTGTTAGTGTTCTTGATTCATCCCGACAGCAAGTTGctatggaagttcaagagttgatCATGGCGATGGTTGCTAGACATGAAGAAGGGTTGGCCAGGAGAAAAGCTCCTTATGACATGTCCTGTTTTCAGGCTCCAAATATCCATGCATCATTGCAGATTGATTCTAGTGAGAGTTCTGAATTTTCTCATTGGACACCTTCAATAGATGGCCCCATATTTTCCATCCTTGATGTTGTGCCACTTCAGTTGGCTAAGAGTTATATGGCAGATGTTTCGGCTA CTGTTTTAAGGTATAGACAAAGTCACTTGGATGATCCAGTTGACAAGAGTCACTTGAAAAGGGAACCTCTTTTTCCGTTTCCTATGCTCACATCTCAGATGGGAACAGATCAAATTTTGTATGGTGAGCCGAATGGCATTCCCTCAAAAACAGCATTGCCACCTCCGCCTGGTCAATTACCACCCAAAAAGTCACTGGCTGCTACTCTAGTGGAAAATACCAAGAAGCAAACTGTTGCTCTTGTGCCAATGGAAATTGCCAAGCTAGCAAAGAGGTTTTATCCTCTATTTAATTTAGCTTTATTCCCTCACAAACCTCCGGTACCGGCTGTTGCTAATCGTGTGCTTTTCACTGATGCCGAAGATGA ATTATTAGCAATGGGACTGATGAAATACAACAATGACTGGGGAGCCATACAAAAGCACTTTCTTCCTTGTAAAACGAAGCATCAG ATATTTGTTAGGCAAAAGAATCGTAGCTCTTCCAAGGCACCTGCAAATCCAATAAAG GCTGTGCGACGGATGAAAACTTCTCCATTGACAGCAGATGAGAAGGCACGGATCTATGAG GGCCTCAAGCTTTTTAAACAGGACTGGTTATCAGTTTGGAAGTATTTTGTTCGACACAGAGATCCCTCCTTGCTACCACGGCAGTGGCGAATTGCTACTGGAACACAGAAATCTTACAGAAAGAGTGAAGCCATaaaggagaagaggagattaTATGAAGCAAAACGAAGAAGACTGAAGGCTTCAATGGTTGATGGGCACCCATTATCTGAGAAGGAG GTTGATAATGAAGAGGATAATAGTGGAGAGGACATGGACAATGAAAATGAAGCTTATGTTCATGAAGCATTCCTTGCAGACACTGAAACAGGGAGCTCCAATAACTTATCCTATGAGATTTCTCTTTCAGGCATTGGTAGGAGCAATGTACAGTTTACCAACATGATTATCTATCATGGTACCAACACTACTGAAAAGTTTGCTTCCAGCTCAGAATGCTTTCAAGTGCAGAAGGACAGAGCAGTGCATGAAATTAACAATTCCTTAAAGCCCATGAAAAGTATGCATCCTTTATCTCACTGTTCTGACCCCAGATATACTTCATCTTACACTTCACAGTTGAATCATCTTTCTTCCATTTCCAATTTCGGGAGACctggaagtcatttagggtcattACCCTGCCCAACACGTAAATGTAAAGGTGCACGAGTGGTCAAGTTGGCACCTGGCTTGCCTCCTATAAACCTTCCCCCTTCTGTTCGTGTCATATCTCAGTCAGCTCTCCAAAATCATCCCAGTGGATCAGCACATGCTTACACAAGTAAGAATGGAGTTAGAAATCCATCCAAGTCTTCTGGAGTTGCAAAGGGAGAAAGTACTGTAACAAATCCTGGCGAAAATTTAAACATGCCATCAGATAATGGTCCAGAAGCTAGTCACCGGCAAGTTGGTGGAGCTACTTCAGATCAGCATGTGGCAGAAGAAAATGCTTCACAATCAGATCTCCAGATGCACCCATTGCTGTTCCATGCCTCTGAAGATCAACTTTCATCATATTATTCTATGAACACACATCCTGCTGCTTCTGGTACTTGTCACCTGGGGGCTCAACTTCAAAAAGATTCCATTTTTTCCAAATCTCAACATTGTTTTACTATGAAAGACAGGATCAGTGGAAGtcgaaattcaatagatgcaccaTTAGATTTGTTTTCAGTTGACTTCCATCCACTTCTGCGAAGAACCAACAATGCAACTGCTGATCTTGGTATGGTGTCTTCAGTTGATCCTGGTGTTTTTGCAGCATCAAGTCATCATAATAAGTTGTCCTGTGATTCTAATCCAGTCTCAAGAGAAAATCTGGTTGGTAATAGCCAAATTCCAGCTGGTGGAGCACCCCTTTGCCATCATGAGAAGGAAAATGAACTTGATTTGGACATACACTTGTATTCGGTGAAAGAAAATGAAAAGACAAGACAAGCTGGAGATTCAAGTATGCATCAGTTCAACAAGTCGGGCAGTCCAAGGCTTCAGCCAACCATGGATAAAGGCATAGATGCTGATATGTCATTTCAACATAATGCAAATTGTTCTGAATCTGCAGCTTCACGTACAAGAGGATGCTGTGAAAAGGATGTCAATTCCTTGCAAGTTGTGCAGATGCCCAATGATTGTCTAAGCCAGTGCACAAAAGATTATGATGAATCTGATCTAGATATCATAATGGAACAAGAAGAATTGAGTGACTCTGATGACGAAAGTGCAAATGTGGAGTTTGAATGTGAGGAGATTGATGACTCGGAAGATGATGAATCAGAATATGGACAATCAACAGAAGCTCTAATTAAG gAGGTTCCCACTGCTGCCATAGTGAGGAAAAGTAATCAAGATAGTTGCAACTTCAATCATTCACGTCGATCAATGCCAATCAGACAAGGGTCAGTTGAGGAGGAGATAAACCAATCTAGCCTAGGGCAGTCATGCCAAAATCCGTGCCATACTTTGCGGCTAAAACCCAAACATGAAGATGCAAAAAGGGACATCTCTTCTAAAAGTTCTCAAGAGGTAGTTCACTCTCTTCCTGGACAATTTGGCAAAGCTAGAAATCCAAGGAGTTTGAAAGTGCAGCCACTGGGAGCAACACCACATGCCATTAGTCCTGATAATGAATGCAGCAAGATTGTTGCTCCAAGAAAACCTAGAAAGCGTTGTGTAAATAGTTCTCTGTGA